In Salmonella enterica subsp. enterica serovar Typhimurium str. LT2, a single window of DNA contains:
- the focA gene encoding formate transporter (formate channel 1; putative FNT family member; similar to E. coli probable formate transporter (formate channel 1) (AAC73990.1); Blastp hit to AAC73990.1 (285 aa), 95% identity in aa 1 - 285) encodes MKADNPFDLLLPAAMAKVAEEAGVYKATKHPLKTFYLAITAGVFISIAFVFYITATTGTGAMPYGMAKLIGGICFSLGLILCVICGADLFTSTVLIVVAKASGRITWGQLAKNWLNVYFGNLIGALLFVLLMWLSGEYMTANGQWGLNVLQTADHKMHHTFIEAVCLGILANLMVCLAVWMSYSGRSLMDKAFIMVLPVAMFVASGFEHSIANMFMIPMGIVIRDFATPEFWTAVGSSPESFSHLTVMSFITDNLIPVTIGNIIGGGLLVGLTYWVIYLRGNEHH; translated from the coding sequence GTGAAAGCTGACAACCCTTTTGACCTTTTACTCCCTGCAGCAATGGCCAAAGTGGCTGAAGAAGCAGGCGTCTATAAAGCAACGAAACATCCGCTTAAGACTTTCTATCTGGCGATTACCGCCGGCGTATTCATTTCAATTGCCTTTGTTTTTTATATTACTGCGACAACCGGTACTGGCGCGATGCCTTATGGCATGGCGAAACTTATCGGGGGTATCTGTTTCTCTTTGGGACTGATTCTCTGTGTTATTTGCGGCGCTGATCTCTTCACCTCTACTGTTCTGATCGTTGTAGCTAAAGCTAGCGGTCGCATCACCTGGGGGCAACTGGCTAAAAACTGGTTAAACGTCTATTTTGGTAACCTGATTGGCGCTCTGCTTTTCGTGTTACTGATGTGGCTTTCCGGCGAGTATATGACTGCCAACGGTCAATGGGGACTTAACGTCCTGCAAACCGCCGACCACAAAATGCACCACACTTTTATTGAAGCTGTCTGCCTCGGTATTCTGGCGAACCTGATGGTTTGTCTGGCCGTGTGGATGAGCTACTCAGGTCGTAGCCTGATGGACAAAGCGTTCATCATGGTACTGCCCGTCGCCATGTTTGTCGCCAGCGGTTTTGAGCACAGTATCGCAAACATGTTTATGATTCCTATGGGTATTGTAATACGCGATTTTGCTACACCGGAGTTTTGGACCGCGGTTGGTTCGTCTCCGGAAAGTTTTTCTCACCTGACCGTGATGAGCTTCATCACTGATAACCTGATTCCGGTCACGATCGGTAATATTATCGGCGGCGGTTTGTTGGTCGGGTTGACATACTGGGTCATTTACCTGCGTGGTAACGAGCATCATTAA
- the ycaD gene encoding putative MFS family transport protein (similar to E. coli putative transport (AAC73984.1); Blastp hit to AAC73984.1 (382 aa), 88% identity in aa 1 - 382), which produces MSTYTRPVMLLLCGLLLLTLAIAVLNTLVPLWLAQANLPTWQVGMVSSSYFTGNLVGTLFTGYLIKRIGFNRSYYLASLIFAAGCVGLGVMVGFWSWMSWRFIAGIGCAMIWVVVESALMCSGTSHNRGRLLAAYMMVYYMGTFLGQLLVSKVSGELLHVLPWVTGMILAGILPLLFTRIVNQQTQARHSSSISAMLKLRQARLGVNGCIISGIVLGSLYGLMPLYLKHQGMANASIGFWMAVLVSAGILGQWPMGRLADKFGRLLVLRVQVFVVILGSIAMLTQAAMAPALFILGAAGFTLYPVAMAWACEKVEHHQLVAMNQALLLSYTVGSLLGPSFAAMLMQNYSDNLLFIMIASVSFIYLLMLLRNAGQTPNPVAHI; this is translated from the coding sequence ATGTCCACCTATACCCGTCCCGTCATGCTTTTGCTGTGCGGGCTACTTTTGTTGACTCTGGCCATTGCGGTACTGAATACGCTTGTGCCGCTGTGGCTTGCTCAGGCAAACCTTCCGACCTGGCAGGTGGGGATGGTCAGCTCGTCTTATTTTACCGGCAATCTGGTCGGGACGTTATTTACCGGGTATTTAATTAAACGCATTGGGTTTAACCGTAGCTATTATCTTGCCTCGCTGATCTTCGCCGCGGGTTGTGTCGGATTGGGGGTGATGGTGGGGTTCTGGAGCTGGATGAGCTGGCGTTTTATTGCCGGTATCGGCTGCGCCATGATTTGGGTGGTTGTCGAGAGCGCGTTGATGTGCAGCGGAACCTCGCATAATCGCGGGCGCCTGCTGGCTGCCTATATGATGGTCTATTATATGGGGACCTTCCTTGGACAATTATTGGTCAGTAAAGTATCTGGTGAATTGCTGCACGTTCTTCCCTGGGTGACCGGAATGATTCTGGCGGGAATTCTGCCGCTACTCTTTACCCGAATTGTAAATCAGCAAACGCAGGCACGTCATTCCTCTTCTATTAGCGCCATGCTGAAGCTACGCCAGGCGCGTCTTGGCGTGAATGGTTGTATTATTTCCGGCATTGTTCTTGGTTCATTATATGGCCTGATGCCGTTATATCTGAAGCATCAGGGGATGGCTAACGCCAGCATCGGTTTCTGGATGGCGGTGCTGGTGAGTGCCGGTATTTTGGGGCAATGGCCAATGGGACGTCTGGCGGACAAATTTGGTCGCTTGCTGGTGTTACGCGTACAGGTATTCGTTGTCATACTCGGCAGTATTGCCATGTTAACCCAGGCGGCGATGGCGCCAGCTCTGTTTATTCTGGGGGCGGCGGGTTTTACGCTTTATCCCGTTGCAATGGCCTGGGCCTGTGAAAAAGTCGAACACCACCAGCTTGTGGCAATGAACCAGGCGCTGTTGTTAAGTTATACGGTAGGGAGCCTGTTGGGGCCGTCTTTTGCTGCGATGTTAATGCAGAATTATTCAGATAATCTGCTGTTTATTATGATCGCCAGCGTATCGTTTATTTATCTGCTGATGCTGTTACGTAACGCCGGCCAGACGCCTAATCCTGTCGCCCACATCTGA
- a CDS encoding putative cytoplasmic protein: MRVECDARRWTAHNVLWTHLNYVENYFRSDHNKTAPTIRKKRRIINSKTRALWMIHLQYVLRLRRYELMNEPEFLAVRVMQHRFAVYFILNRGKIAPLQHILEQPHIL, encoded by the coding sequence TTGCGCGTTGAATGCGACGCCAGGCGCTGGACAGCGCATAACGTTCTTTGGACACATCTGAATTATGTTGAGAATTATTTTCGTTCTGACCACAACAAAACGGCGCCAACCATTCGAAAAAAGAGGCGGATCATAAACAGTAAAACCAGGGCGCTATGGATGATACACTTGCAGTATGTATTGCGGTTGAGGCGTTACGAGCTGATGAATGAGCCAGAATTTCTGGCGGTGCGAGTTATGCAGCATAGATTTGCCGTATATTTTATACTGAATAGAGGTAAAATAGCTCCATTGCAGCACATTCTGGAACAGCCACACATTCTGTAG
- a CDS encoding homologous to secreted protein sopD has translation MPVTLSFGNRHNYEINHSRLARLMSPDKEEALYMGVWDRFKDCFRTHKKQEVLEVLYTLIHGCERENQAELNVDITGMEKIHAFTQLKEYANPSQQDRFVMRFDMNQTQVLFEIDGKVIDKCNLHRLLNVSENCIFKVMEEDEEELFLKICIKYGEKISRYPELLEGFANKLKDAVNEDDDVKDEVYKLMRSGEDRKMECVEWNGTLTEEEKNKLRCLQMGSFNITTQFFKIGYWELEGEVLFDMVHPTLSYLLQAYKPSLSSDLIETNTMLFSDVLNKDYDDYQNNKREIDAILRRIYRSHNNTLFISEKSSCRNMLI, from the coding sequence ATGCCAGTTACGTTAAGTTTTGGTAATCGTCATAACTATGAAATTAATCATTCACGGCTAGCCCGTTTGATGAGTCCTGATAAAGAAGAAGCGCTATACATGGGGGTATGGGATAGATTTAAGGACTGCTTCAGAACACACAAAAAACAAGAGGTGCTGGAGGTATTATATACACTCATCCATGGATGTGAACGTGAAAATCAAGCTGAACTTAATGTTGATATAACCGGCATGGAGAAGATACATGCCTTTACACAATTAAAAGAATATGCTAATCCATCTCAACAAGACCGCTTTGTTATGCGTTTTGATATGAATCAGACACAAGTTTTATTTGAGATTGATGGCAAGGTTATTGATAAATGTAATTTGCATCGTCTCCTCAATGTTTCAGAAAACTGTATTTTTAAAGTGATGGAAGAAGATGAAGAAGAGTTGTTTCTTAAAATATGTATTAAGTATGGAGAAAAAATTTCTCGCTATCCAGAATTATTAGAAGGATTTGCTAATAAACTTAAAGATGCAGTTAATGAGGATGATGACGTTAAGGATGAAGTTTATAAGCTTATGCGATCTGGAGAAGATCGAAAAATGGAATGTGTTGAATGGAATGGTACTCTTACTGAAGAGGAGAAGAATAAACTACGCTGTCTTCAAATGGGGTCTTTTAATATTACTACCCAATTTTTTAAAATAGGTTACTGGGAATTAGAGGGGGAAGTCCTGTTTGATATGGTTCATCCAACACTTAGCTATCTGCTACAAGCATATAAACCGTCATTGTCATCTGATTTAATAGAAACTAACACCATGCTGTTTTCTGATGTATTAAATAAGGATTATGATGATTATCAAAATAATAAAAGAGAAATTGATGCTATTCTAAGAAGAATATATAGATCACATAATAACACTTTATTTATAAGTGAAAAGTCGAGTTGTCGCAATATGCTTATATAA
- the pflA gene encoding pyruvate formate lyase activating enzyme 1 (similar to E. coli pyruvate formate lyase activating enzyme 1 (AAC73988.1); Blastp hit to AAC73988.1 (246 aa), 97% identity in aa 3 - 246) encodes MLFRASRSDMSNLTNCITNESVAVTADKKPVIGRIHSFESCGTVDGPGIRFITFFQGCLMRCLYCHNRDTWDTHGGKEITVEDLMKEVVTYRHFMNASGGGVTASGGEAILQAEFVRDWFRACKKEGIHTCLDTNGFVRRYDPVIDELLDVTDLVMLDLKQMNDEIHQNLVGVSNHRTLEFAQYLSKKNVKVWIRYVVVPGWSDDDDSAHRLGEFTRDMGNVEKIELLPYHELGKHKWVAMGEEYKLDGVKPPKKETMERVKGILEQYGHKVMY; translated from the coding sequence ATGTTATTTAGAGCTAGCCGAAGCGATATGAGTAACTTAACCAATTGTATTACAAATGAAAGTGTTGCAGTAACTGCTGATAAAAAGCCGGTTATTGGTCGCATTCACTCCTTTGAGTCCTGTGGCACCGTTGATGGCCCAGGCATCCGCTTTATTACCTTTTTTCAAGGCTGCCTGATGCGCTGCCTGTATTGCCATAACCGCGACACATGGGATACGCATGGCGGTAAAGAAATCACCGTTGAAGACTTAATGAAAGAGGTGGTGACCTATCGGCATTTTATGAATGCTTCTGGCGGCGGCGTGACGGCATCCGGCGGCGAGGCCATTTTGCAGGCAGAATTTGTACGCGACTGGTTTCGCGCCTGTAAAAAAGAAGGTATCCACACCTGTCTCGACACCAACGGCTTTGTGCGCCGTTATGACCCGGTGATTGATGAACTGTTGGACGTTACCGATCTGGTGATGCTCGATCTCAAGCAGATGAATGATGAGATCCACCAGAATCTGGTCGGTGTCTCTAATCACCGGACGCTGGAATTCGCGCAGTATTTATCAAAGAAAAATGTGAAGGTCTGGATCCGTTACGTTGTCGTTCCCGGCTGGTCTGACGACGATGATTCCGCGCATCGCCTGGGCGAGTTTACCCGCGATATGGGTAATGTCGAAAAAATCGAACTGTTGCCCTATCATGAGCTGGGCAAACATAAATGGGTGGCAATGGGCGAAGAATATAAACTGGATGGCGTGAAGCCGCCTAAAAAAGAGACCATGGAGCGTGTAAAGGGTATTCTTGAGCAGTATGGTCATAAAGTGATGTATTAA
- the pflB gene encoding pyruvate formate lyase I, induced anaerobically (similar to E. coli formate acetyltransferase 1 (AAC73989.1); Blastp hit to AAC73989.1 (760 aa), 96% identity in aa 1 - 760) translates to MSELNEKLATAWEGFTKGDWQNEVNVRDFIQKNYTPYEGDESFLAGATDATTKLWDSVMEGVKQENRTHAPVDFDTSVASTITSHDAGYINKALEKIVGLQTEAPLKRAIIPFGGIKMVEGSCKAYNRELDPMIKKIFTEYRKTHNQGVFDVYTPDILRCRKSGVLTGLPDAYGRGRIIGDYRRVALYGIDYLMKDKFAQFTSLQSDLENGVNLEATIRLREEIAEQHRALGQIKEMAAKYGCDISGPATNAQEAIQWTYFGYLAAVKSQNGAAMSFGRVSTFLDAYIERDLKAGKITEQDAQEMIDHLVMKLRMVRFLRTPEYDELFSGDPIWATESIGGMGVDGRTLVTKNSFRFLNTLYTMGPSPEPNITVLWSEKLPLNFKKFAAKVSIDTSSLQYENDDLMRPDFNNDDYAIACCVSPMIVGKQMQFFGARANLAKTMLYAINGGVDEKLKMQVGPKSEPIKGDVLNFDEVMDRMDHFMDWLAKQYVTALNVIHYMHDKYSYEASLMALHDRDVIRTMACGIAGLSVAADSLSAIKYAKVKPIRDEDGLAIDFEIEGEYPQFGNNDARVDDMAVDLVERFMKKIQKLTTYRGAIPTQSVLTITSNVVYGKKTGNTPDGRRAGAPFGPGANPMHGRDQKGAVASLTSVAKLPFAYAKDGISYTFSIVPNALGKDDEVRKTNLAGLMDGYFHHEASIEGGQHLNVNVMNREMLLDAMEHPEKYPQLTIRVSGYAVRFNSLTKEQQQDVITRTFTQTM, encoded by the coding sequence ATGTCCGAGCTTAATGAAAAGTTAGCCACAGCCTGGGAAGGTTTTACCAAAGGTGACTGGCAGAATGAAGTAAACGTCCGTGACTTCATTCAGAAAAACTACACTCCGTATGAGGGTGACGAGTCCTTCCTGGCTGGCGCTACTGACGCGACCACCAAGCTGTGGGACAGCGTAATGGAAGGCGTTAAACAGGAAAACCGCACTCACGCGCCTGTTGACTTTGACACCTCCGTTGCTTCCACCATCACTTCTCACGACGCTGGCTACATCAACAAAGCGCTTGAGAAAATTGTTGGTCTGCAGACTGAAGCTCCGCTGAAGCGTGCGATTATCCCGTTCGGCGGCATCAAAATGGTTGAAGGTTCCTGCAAAGCGTACAATCGCGAGCTGGACCCAATGATCAAAAAAATCTTCACCGAATACCGTAAGACTCACAACCAGGGCGTGTTCGACGTTTATACTCCGGACATCTTGCGTTGCCGTAAATCCGGCGTTCTGACCGGTCTGCCGGATGCGTATGGCCGTGGCCGTATCATCGGTGACTACCGTCGCGTAGCGCTGTACGGTATCGACTACCTGATGAAAGACAAATTCGCACAGTTTACGTCTCTGCAATCCGATCTGGAAAACGGCGTAAATCTGGAAGCGACTATCCGTCTGCGTGAAGAAATCGCTGAACAGCACCGCGCTCTGGGTCAGATCAAAGAAATGGCAGCTAAATACGGCTGCGATATCTCTGGTCCGGCGACTAACGCTCAGGAAGCAATCCAGTGGACTTACTTCGGTTACCTGGCTGCGGTTAAATCTCAGAACGGCGCAGCAATGTCCTTCGGTCGTGTATCCACCTTCCTGGATGCGTACATCGAACGTGACCTGAAAGCAGGCAAAATCACCGAGCAAGACGCACAGGAAATGATTGACCACCTGGTCATGAAACTGCGTATGGTTCGCTTCCTGCGTACTCCTGAATATGATGAACTGTTCTCCGGCGACCCGATTTGGGCAACCGAATCTATCGGCGGTATGGGCGTTGATGGCCGTACTCTGGTCACCAAAAACAGCTTCCGTTTCCTGAACACCCTGTACACCATGGGGCCGTCTCCGGAGCCGAACATCACCGTTCTGTGGTCTGAAAAACTGCCGCTGAACTTCAAGAAATTCGCCGCTAAAGTCTCCATCGACACTTCTTCTCTGCAGTACGAGAACGATGACCTGATGCGTCCGGACTTCAACAACGATGACTACGCTATCGCATGCTGCGTAAGCCCGATGATCGTTGGTAAACAAATGCAGTTCTTCGGCGCGCGTGCAAACCTGGCGAAAACCATGCTGTACGCTATCAACGGCGGCGTTGATGAAAAACTGAAAATGCAGGTTGGTCCGAAATCCGAACCGATCAAAGGCGATGTTCTGAACTTCGACGAAGTGATGGACCGCATGGATCACTTCATGGACTGGCTGGCTAAACAGTATGTCACCGCGCTGAACGTTATCCACTACATGCACGACAAGTACAGCTACGAAGCCTCTCTGATGGCGCTGCACGACCGTGACGTTATCCGCACCATGGCGTGTGGTATCGCAGGTCTGTCCGTTGCTGCTGACTCCCTGTCTGCCATCAAATATGCGAAAGTTAAACCGATTCGTGACGAAGATGGTCTGGCTATCGACTTCGAAATCGAAGGCGAATACCCGCAGTTTGGTAACAACGACGCTCGTGTAGATGACATGGCGGTTGACCTGGTAGAACGTTTCATGAAGAAAATTCAGAAACTGACCACCTACCGTGGCGCTATCCCGACACAGTCTGTTCTGACCATTACTTCTAACGTTGTGTATGGTAAGAAAACCGGTAACACCCCGGATGGTCGTCGCGCTGGCGCGCCGTTCGGACCAGGTGCTAACCCGATGCACGGTCGTGACCAGAAAGGCGCTGTCGCTTCTCTGACCTCCGTTGCTAAACTGCCATTTGCTTACGCGAAAGATGGTATTTCTTATACCTTCTCTATCGTTCCGAACGCACTGGGTAAAGACGACGAAGTTCGTAAGACTAACCTGGCAGGTCTGATGGATGGTTACTTCCACCACGAAGCGTCCATCGAAGGCGGTCAGCACCTGAACGTCAACGTCATGAACCGTGAAATGCTGCTGGACGCGATGGAACATCCGGAAAAATATCCGCAGCTGACCATCCGTGTATCTGGTTACGCAGTACGTTTTAACTCCCTGACGAAAGAACAGCAGCAGGACGTTATTACTCGTACCTTCACGCAGACCATGTAA
- the ycaM gene encoding putative APC family, amino-acid transporter (similar to E. coli putative transport (AAC73985.1); Blastp hit to AAC73985.1 (540 aa), 93% identity in aa 68 - 536): MPNVQEKQLRWYNIALMSFITVWGFGNVVNNYANQGLVVVFSWVFIFALYFIPYALIVGQLGSTFKEGKGGVSTWIKHTMGPGLAYLAAWTYWVVHIPYLAQKPQAILIALGWALKGDGSLIKEYTVVALQGLTLALFVFFMWVASRGMKSLKVVGSVAGIAMFIMSILYVVMAVTAPAITNVEIATTNITWQSFIPHIDFTYITTISMLVFAVGGAEKISPYVNQTRNPGKEFPKGMLFLAVMVAVCAILGSLAMGMMFDSRHIPDDLMTNGQYYAFQKLGEYYHMGNSLMVIYAIANTLGQIAALVFSIDAPLKVLLGDADTKYIPQRLCRTNASGTPVNGYLLTLVLVAILIMLPTLGIGDMNNLYKWLLNLNSVVMPLRYLWVFVAFIAVIRLAQKYKPEYVFIRNRALALTVGIWCFAFTAFACLTGIFPKMEAFTPEWTFQLTLNIVTPFVLVGLGLIFPLLARRNT; encoded by the coding sequence ATGCCGAATGTGCAGGAAAAACAGTTGCGATGGTACAACATCGCCTTGATGTCGTTTATTACCGTTTGGGGATTCGGCAATGTTGTCAATAACTATGCTAACCAGGGGTTAGTGGTTGTCTTCTCCTGGGTGTTTATTTTTGCGCTCTATTTTATTCCTTATGCCTTAATCGTGGGGCAACTGGGCTCAACCTTCAAAGAGGGAAAAGGGGGCGTCAGTACCTGGATTAAGCATACGATGGGGCCGGGGTTGGCTTACCTTGCGGCATGGACTTATTGGGTCGTGCATATTCCCTACCTGGCGCAAAAGCCGCAGGCGATACTCATTGCATTGGGATGGGCTTTAAAAGGCGACGGCTCGTTGATAAAAGAATATACCGTCGTTGCCTTGCAGGGGCTGACGCTGGCATTGTTTGTTTTCTTTATGTGGGTTGCTTCCCGGGGGATGAAATCGCTAAAGGTTGTTGGGTCTGTGGCCGGAATTGCCATGTTTATCATGTCAATTTTATATGTTGTGATGGCAGTGACCGCGCCAGCAATTACAAACGTTGAAATTGCGACCACTAACATCACCTGGCAGTCATTTATTCCTCATATCGATTTTACCTATATCACCACCATCTCTATGTTGGTCTTTGCGGTTGGTGGGGCAGAGAAGATCTCGCCTTATGTCAACCAGACGCGGAATCCAGGAAAAGAATTTCCGAAGGGGATGCTCTTTTTAGCCGTCATGGTTGCGGTCTGCGCTATCCTCGGTTCGTTGGCGATGGGAATGATGTTTGATTCCCGGCATATACCTGACGATTTAATGACCAATGGGCAATATTATGCATTCCAGAAATTGGGTGAGTATTACCATATGGGTAATTCATTAATGGTTATTTATGCCATTGCCAATACTCTGGGGCAAATCGCCGCGCTGGTGTTTTCTATTGATGCGCCACTGAAAGTTTTACTGGGTGATGCAGACACTAAATATATCCCGCAGCGCTTATGTCGTACTAACGCTTCAGGTACGCCTGTTAACGGTTATTTGCTGACATTAGTGTTGGTCGCTATCTTGATTATGTTGCCAACGCTTGGCATCGGCGATATGAACAACCTGTACAAATGGCTGCTTAATCTCAATTCAGTCGTTATGCCGCTGCGCTATCTGTGGGTATTTGTCGCCTTTATTGCCGTCATTCGACTGGCGCAAAAGTACAAACCCGAATATGTGTTTATTCGCAACCGGGCGTTGGCGTTAACTGTGGGAATATGGTGTTTTGCCTTCACCGCGTTTGCCTGCCTTACCGGTATTTTCCCCAAAATGGAGGCGTTCACGCCGGAGTGGACATTCCAGCTGACGTTGAACATCGTGACGCCTTTTGTCCTGGTCGGGTTGGGATTAATTTTCCCACTGCTGGCGCGTAGAAACACATAA
- the ycaO gene encoding putative cytoplasmic protein (similar to E. coli orf, hypothetical protein (AAC73991.1); Blastp hit to AAC73991.1 (589 aa), 93% identity in aa 4 - 589), producing the protein MTQTFIPGKDAALEDSIARFQQKLLDLGFHIEEASWLNPVPNVWSVHIRDKECALCFTNGKGATKKAALASALGEYFERLSTNYFFADFWLGETVANGPFVHYPNEKWFPLTENDDVPEGLLDARLRAFYDPENELTGSQLIDLQSGNEARGVCGLPFTRQSDNQTVYIPMNIIGNLYVSNGMSAGNTRNEARVQGLSEVFERYVKNRIIAESISLPEIPAEVMARYPAVMESIATLEAEGFPIFAYDGSLGGKYPVICVVLFNPANGTCFASFGAHPDFGVALERTVTELLQGRGLKDLDVFTPPTFDDEEVAEHTNLETHFIDSSGLISWDLFKQDADYPFTDWSFSGTTEEEFATLMAIFAAEDKEVYIADYEHLGVYACRIIVPGMSDIYPAEDLWLANNNMGSHLRETLLSLPGSAWNKEDYLNLIEQLDEEGFDDFTRVRELLGLATGADNGWYTLRVGELKAMLALAGGDLEQALIWTEWTMEFNSSVFSPTRANYYRCLQTLLLLSQEDARQPLQYLNAFIKMYGAEAVEAASAALSGEAAFYGLPAVDHDLQAFPAHQSLLKAYDKLQRAKAAYWSK; encoded by the coding sequence ATGACGCAAACATTTATTCCCGGCAAAGACGCCGCGCTGGAAGACTCCATCGCCCGCTTCCAGCAAAAGTTACTCGACCTCGGCTTTCACATCGAAGAGGCCTCCTGGCTGAACCCGGTGCCAAACGTCTGGTCAGTGCATATTCGCGATAAAGAGTGCGCGTTATGCTTTACCAACGGAAAAGGCGCGACCAAAAAAGCGGCGCTGGCCTCGGCGCTGGGCGAATACTTCGAGCGTCTGTCAACCAACTACTTCTTTGCTGATTTCTGGCTTGGCGAAACGGTCGCCAATGGGCCATTCGTGCATTACCCGAACGAAAAGTGGTTCCCGCTGACTGAAAATGACGACGTACCGGAAGGCTTGCTTGATGCCCGTCTGCGCGCGTTTTACGATCCGGAAAATGAACTCACCGGAAGCCAGTTAATTGATCTTCAGTCCGGCAATGAAGCTCGCGGCGTCTGCGGCCTGCCATTTACCCGTCAGTCCGATAACCAGACCGTGTATATTCCGATGAATATCATCGGCAACCTGTACGTCTCTAACGGAATGTCCGCCGGCAATACGCGTAATGAAGCCCGCGTTCAGGGACTGTCGGAAGTCTTCGAGCGTTATGTGAAAAATCGCATCATTGCGGAAAGTATCAGTCTGCCGGAGATTCCCGCAGAGGTGATGGCGCGTTATCCGGCGGTAATGGAGTCAATCGCCACGCTGGAAGCCGAGGGTTTCCCGATTTTCGCCTATGACGGCTCGCTGGGCGGTAAGTATCCGGTTATCTGCGTCGTGCTGTTCAACCCGGCTAACGGTACCTGCTTTGCTTCTTTTGGCGCCCATCCTGACTTTGGCGTTGCGCTGGAGCGTACAGTGACCGAGCTACTCCAGGGACGCGGTCTGAAAGATCTTGATGTCTTCACGCCACCAACGTTCGATGATGAAGAAGTCGCGGAGCACACTAATCTGGAGACCCACTTCATCGACTCCAGCGGCCTGATTTCCTGGGATCTGTTCAAACAGGACGCCGATTATCCGTTCACGGACTGGAGTTTTTCCGGCACTACCGAAGAAGAATTCGCCACGCTGATGGCCATCTTTGCTGCTGAAGATAAAGAAGTTTACATTGCCGATTACGAGCATCTCGGCGTATACGCCTGTCGTATTATCGTACCGGGAATGTCTGATATTTATCCTGCCGAAGATCTGTGGCTGGCCAACAACAATATGGGTAGCCATCTTCGTGAGACTCTGCTTTCGCTGCCCGGTAGCGCCTGGAATAAAGAAGATTATCTCAATCTGATTGAACAATTGGATGAAGAAGGTTTTGACGATTTCACCCGCGTGCGTGAACTGTTGGGTCTGGCGACCGGAGCGGACAATGGTTGGTATACACTGCGCGTCGGCGAATTAAAAGCAATGTTAGCGTTAGCGGGCGGCGATTTGGAGCAGGCGCTAATCTGGACAGAATGGACGATGGAGTTCAATTCGTCGGTCTTTAGTCCGACACGCGCAAACTATTACCGTTGCCTGCAAACTCTGCTGCTCCTGTCGCAAGAAGATGCGCGTCAGCCACTGCAATATCTCAATGCTTTTATAAAAATGTATGGCGCAGAGGCTGTAGAGGCCGCCAGCGCCGCGCTTAGCGGTGAAGCGGCTTTTTATGGACTACCGGCTGTCGACCACGATCTACAAGCGTTCCCGGCGCATCAGTCCTTGTTAAAAGCGTATGATAAATTACAGCGCGCGAAAGCGGCATACTGGTCAAAATAA